CAGATGAGATACAAAACCGTAATTGGACTTAATGAAAACGTGGTAGGAGTTCTAACATACATTGGCTTCTGGATAACAGGTATACTTTTTATGCTGATCGAAAGGAACAATCTCTTTGTTAGATTCCATGCTTTGCAGTCTTTTCTGTTATTTCTTCCCTTATCATTACTGATATTTGTTCTTGGGTGGATTCCAGTTGCAGGATGGCTGATTGCAGAAATAATGGGCTTTGCTTCTATGCTCTTACTGCTGGTTCTGGCTTTTAAGGCCTACAGGGGAGATAAGTTCAAGATACCTGTAATAGGTAATATTGCTTATCGCAATACCTATGGTGTACAGAAATAATGACTAAATGACTCTAGCATTTTTTGCTCTACAATTTGCAGGCAAACCTGCAAATATTTATTTGTTGAAGTATTAGATTTCCCTAAGGATTAATATATTCTCCGAGATATATAAATTATCTAATATTATCAGAATAATTGGATTGATGGTTAATATTATTACAGTTAATACTATTATTGTATATGGTTTATTCCGGGAGATTTTGGAGGGCTATCTATAAAGGAAGAGATATGGATTGAAAAGTACAGGCCAATGAAACTGGATGATGTGGTCGGACAAAAGGAAGCAATTGAGAGATTGAAATCATATGTAAAAACCAGAAATCTTCCCCATCTTCTTTTTTCAGGACCTCCGGGTGTTGGCAAGACTGCAACGGCAGTCGCAATAGCACATGAATTGTTTGGGGATTCATGGAATGAAAATTTCACCGAACTGAATGCATCTGATGAGAGAGGTA
Above is a genomic segment from Methanosalsum zhilinae DSM 4017 containing:
- a CDS encoding DUF4870 domain-containing protein, whose translation is MRYKTVIGLNENVVGVLTYIGFWITGILFMLIERNNLFVRFHALQSFLLFLPLSLLIFVLGWIPVAGWLIAEIMGFASMLLLLVLAFKAYRGDKFKIPVIGNIAYRNTYGVQK